The Diaminobutyricimonas aerilata nucleotide sequence CGACGCCGCGGACAAGAGGATCGGCGACCGCTAGGCCCCGGCCGAGGCCGCGCCGCTCAGTCGGAGTGCACCCGGCCGAGGAAGTCGCGGCTGAGGGCGACCACCTCGTCCAGGTGGGTCTCGAGCAACCAGTGCCCGCCTCCGAGCAGGTGCAGCTCGGCGTCGGGCAGGTCGCGCAGGTAGGCCCGCGCCGACTCCTCGGGCATGTAGCCGTCGTGCGGTCCCCAGACGATGAGCGTGGGCGGCCGATGCTCGCGCAGGTACGCCTGGATGTCGGCGAAGAACGGCAGCGTGGTCGCCTGGTCCTCGAAGAGGTCGACGATCAGCTCCCGCCGACGGGGCGTGTCGAGCTGTCGCCAGGCGAGCGTCCACAGGTCGGGCGTCAGACGGTCGCGCAGCTCCTCGGGCAGTTCGCCGAGGAACTCATCGCGGAACCCGTCTTCGCTGACCGCCTCCGCGAGTCGCGCGCGTCCATCCGGAGTCGGGTTCCGCCAGTGCTCGAGCAGGGTCGCGTACTTCGGTCCGAGCGCGTCCTCGTAGACGTCGCCGTTCTGGATGATGAGCGCCGTGACCCGCTCGGGACGCGCGAGGGCGAGCCGGTATCCGAATTGCGAGCCGTAGTCGTGCAGATACAGCGCGTAGCGCTGCAGTCCGAGCGCGTCGGCGAAACGGCCGAGGAACGCGCCCTGCCCGGCGAAGCTGTAGTCGAAGTCGTCCGGGGTGGCGCTGTAGCCCCAGCCGGGCAGGTCCGGTGCGACGAGGTGCCACCGGTCGCCGAGCTCGGCCATGTATCGCCGGAACTCGAAGGACGAGCACGGGTACCCGTGCGGAAGCAGCACGACCGGCGCGTCGGCGGGCCCCGCCTCGCGGTAGAACACGTCCACCCCGTCGACCTCGATGCGGCGGTGGTGGACGATCGCGCTCACAATTCGAGCGTATCTCCGGGTTCGAGCGGATGGAAGACGCCGCCCGCCGCCTCGGTGGCCGATTGCAGGCGCGCGTAGTACATCTGCTTGCCGAGCACCGAGAGCAGCATCTCGTGGGCGGGGAACGAGCGCTTCGGCGCGACGGCGGTGACGTAGTCCATGGCCTCGGCGACCTTCATCCACGGTGCGTTCGCGGGAGCGGCAAGCGTGTCCACCGGCTTCGGCGGCACGGTGAACGCGTCGCCGGGGTAGAACAGCGAGTCGTTGACCATCACGCCGACGTTGCTGATCACCGGGATCGTCGGATGGATGACCGCGTGCTGCGAGCCGAAGAATTCCAGTCGGAAGCCGCCGACCTCGTGCACGTCGCCCTCGTGAACCGCGTCGATCTCGAATCCCTCCGCTTGTGCGACGACGCTCGCCGGAGCGAAGATGCGTGCTCCCTGATTGAGGTCGAGGATCCGCGTGAGCTGTTCGGGCGTCCAGTGGTCGGGGTGTTCGTGGGTGATGACGATGGCGACCACCCCCAGCACATCGATGAGCGGAGTCGTGAAGTTGCCGGGGTCGATGACGACGCGCTCGTCGGCGATCTCGACCACCATGCAGGCGTGTTCGTGCTTGGTCACTCGCATCCTCCGAGCGTATTGCGCACCGCCGACCCGGCTCGGTGCATCCGGTGTTCTCCAAGTGGAGCCGCCCCCGGGACGCGGGGCGGCGGCGGGCGACGGCGACTGGGATGATCGGGGGATGACGTCGACGCCGCCGAAGCGCCTCGTCGTCGCCGTCAACCCGGCGGCCTCGTTCGGTCGGCGGCGCGGCGTGGGTGCGGATGCGGCGGGCCGGTTGCGCGCGGCCGGTCACGACGTCGTTGAGCTCGAGGCCCCGGACTACGCGATGCTGCGATCGCGGGCTCGCGATGCTCTCGCAACGGCGGACGCCCTCATCGTGGTGGGCGGCGACGGCATGGTCAACCTCGGCGTCGGACTCGTCGCCGAGACCGGCATGCCGCTCGGGATCGTGCCGTCAGGCACGGGGAACGACACGGCCCGGTCGCTCGGATTGCCGCACGACGACCCGGGCGCCGCGATCGAGCGGCTCCTCGTCGCGCTCCAACGCGAGCCACGCAGCATCGACGCCGCGCGGGTGTCCCACGCGGCCGGAACCCGGTGGTACGCGTGCATGCTCTCGGCCGGGTTCGACGCGATCGTCAACGAACGGGCGAACCGCATGTCGTGGCCGAAGGGCCCGAGACGGTACACGATCGCGTTGCTCGTCGAGCTCGCCCGCTTGCGGCCGATCCGCTACCGCCTCGAACTCGACGGGGTGGCGAGCGAGCGCGCCGCAGTGCTCGTGTCGGTCGGCAACGGCGTCTCGCTCGGCGGGGGCATGAAGGCGACCCCGGATGCGGTGCTCGACGACGGGCTGCTCGACGTGCTCGTGGTCGAGCCGCTGTCGCGCTCGAGCTTCCTGCGGATCTTCCCGCGCGTGTTCGCCGGCACGCACGTCACCGACCGCCGGGTGTCCATCGAGCGCGCCCGCCGCATCCGCATCGACGCCGCGGATGTGGTGGCCTATGCCGACGGGGAACGCATCGCCCCGTTGCCGATCGAGATCGAATGCGTGCCCGGCGCGCTGCGCGTGCTCGTCTGAGCCGAGCGGGTCAGCCCTGCGCTTCGGCCTTGCCGAGGCGCCAGTAGCCCATGAACGACACGCGGGTGCGGTCGATGCCCGTCTCAGTGACGAGGAACCGGCGCAGCGCCTTGATGACCGACGCCTCACCGGCGAGCCACGCGTAGAAATCGCCGGGGCCGGCTTCGGGGGCGTCCCACAGCAGGTCGACGTCCACGTCGATGTCGTCGAGGGTCTGCGGCGCGAGGATCGCCGGGTCGATAGCCGCGCGGTTGCCCGCCACCCATGCCCGCACCGCCTCCTGCAGCGGCGCCCCGAGCTCGCGTTCGCCGCGCGGCAACCAGGTGATGCTCTGCGCGTTGCGGGCGAGGGGGAGGGCGTCGGCGGCGTCCGGGATCTCGATGAACGCGTGCGCGCGGCATCCGGTGGGCAGGGTCTCGAGGATGCTGCAGATGGCGGGGGCGGCGGTCTCGTCGCCGACGAGCAGCACCTCCTTGGCCGCGCCAGGCTTCCAGTCGAAGCCCGAGGAGCAGTAGAGGCTCCGCGCGTCCGGGCCGATGATCATGACCTCGTCGCCGGGCGTCGCCGCCTGCAACCACCGGGCGGCGGGACCCCCGTCGCCGTGGTTGACGAAGTCGACGTCGATCTCGCGGGCCGCGGGGCGCACGCCGCGGATCGTGTACGTGCGGAACGGCGGGCGCAGGTGGTCGGGCATGGCGCGCCACGCCTCGTACCAGGTGGCGCCGTCGAGGTCGTCGAACGTGCTGAGCCCGAATTCCGGTACGGGGAACACGATCTTGATGCGCTGGTCGAGCCCGTCGGTTCCGAAGAAGGAGAGGTCGTCGCCACTGAAGGTGACGCGCGTGAAGTGCGGGCTGAGCGCGACCACGCGGCTGACGCTCACGCGGAAGAGACAGTAGCCGGGACGCTCGTCCTGGAGCACGGCACTGGTCGTCGCGACTGAGGTAAGCATTACCTAAGTATGCACGAGCTCCGCCGATGTCGCGAGCGGAAGTCACCTGCACCGTGACCCCGGCCCGCTCCCTGAGCCTGTCGAAGGGAGCACCCCGGTCGAGGCCGCTCCCGCTCCCTGAGCCTGTCGAAGGGAGCACCTCGGTCGAGGCCGCTCCCGCTCCCTGAGCCTGTCGAAGGGGCACCCCGCGCGACGCATCAGTGCACGCGGTCGGGGAACAACGCCTCGTCGACCTCGAACACCTCGACGGACTGCGGCTCGCGCAGGAACCCGGCCGCGCCGATCGCGGCGACCGTCTCGCGGTAGTCGCTCGACGCATCCAGCCGTGCCACCGACTCGGCGTCGTCCCAGAACGTGATGACGACGCGGCCCTCCGCGGCCCGGGCGAACACGAGCCCGCGGAATCCGGGCTGCCGCCGGAACATCGGCAGCGAGCGCTCGGTCGCGAAGGCGGTGTACTCGTCGGCGCGGGACTCGTCGAGCCCGGTGCGCCAGATGCGTGCGATCACCCCTCCATTGTGGCCGGAGGCGTTGTACCTCCCGGATCGCTGACCGGATGCGGTCGGACGTGCGATCCGCGAGCCGTGCTGCTTACCGTGGCGATATGGCAGCACG carries:
- a CDS encoding MBL fold metallo-hydrolase, giving the protein MRVTKHEHACMVVEIADERVVIDPGNFTTPLIDVLGVVAIVITHEHPDHWTPEQLTRILDLNQGARIFAPASVVAQAEGFEIDAVHEGDVHEVGGFRLEFFGSQHAVIHPTIPVISNVGVMVNDSLFYPGDAFTVPPKPVDTLAAPANAPWMKVAEAMDYVTAVAPKRSFPAHEMLLSVLGKQMYYARLQSATEAAGGVFHPLEPGDTLEL
- a CDS encoding antibiotic biosynthesis monooxygenase family protein produces the protein MIARIWRTGLDESRADEYTAFATERSLPMFRRQPGFRGLVFARAAEGRVVITFWDDAESVARLDASSDYRETVAAIGAAGFLREPQSVEVFEVDEALFPDRVH
- a CDS encoding alpha/beta fold hydrolase, which gives rise to MSAIVHHRRIEVDGVDVFYREAGPADAPVVLLPHGYPCSSFEFRRYMAELGDRWHLVAPDLPGWGYSATPDDFDYSFAGQGAFLGRFADALGLQRYALYLHDYGSQFGYRLALARPERVTALIIQNGDVYEDALGPKYATLLEHWRNPTPDGRARLAEAVSEDGFRDEFLGELPEELRDRLTPDLWTLAWRQLDTPRRRELIVDLFEDQATTLPFFADIQAYLREHRPPTLIVWGPHDGYMPEESARAYLRDLPDAELHLLGGGHWLLETHLDEVVALSRDFLGRVHSD
- a CDS encoding diacylglycerol kinase family protein, whose amino-acid sequence is MTSTPPKRLVVAVNPAASFGRRRGVGADAAGRLRAAGHDVVELEAPDYAMLRSRARDALATADALIVVGGDGMVNLGVGLVAETGMPLGIVPSGTGNDTARSLGLPHDDPGAAIERLLVALQREPRSIDAARVSHAAGTRWYACMLSAGFDAIVNERANRMSWPKGPRRYTIALLVELARLRPIRYRLELDGVASERAAVLVSVGNGVSLGGGMKATPDAVLDDGLLDVLVVEPLSRSSFLRIFPRVFAGTHVTDRRVSIERARRIRIDAADVVAYADGERIAPLPIEIECVPGALRVLV
- a CDS encoding siderophore-interacting protein, which produces MLTSVATTSAVLQDERPGYCLFRVSVSRVVALSPHFTRVTFSGDDLSFFGTDGLDQRIKIVFPVPEFGLSTFDDLDGATWYEAWRAMPDHLRPPFRTYTIRGVRPAAREIDVDFVNHGDGGPAARWLQAATPGDEVMIIGPDARSLYCSSGFDWKPGAAKEVLLVGDETAAPAICSILETLPTGCRAHAFIEIPDAADALPLARNAQSITWLPRGERELGAPLQEAVRAWVAGNRAAIDPAILAPQTLDDIDVDVDLLWDAPEAGPGDFYAWLAGEASVIKALRRFLVTETGIDRTRVSFMGYWRLGKAEAQG